A stretch of Lathyrus oleraceus cultivar Zhongwan6 chromosome 6, CAAS_Psat_ZW6_1.0, whole genome shotgun sequence DNA encodes these proteins:
- the LOC127094890 gene encoding uncharacterized protein LOC127094890, which translates to MDLIKYIFEKPVVTGRIARWQMLLTEHDIQYVTQKAIKGSVSSDYLAYLPFEGYQPLRFDFPDEDIMFIRDFNIPGFEAGPEEGPEPGSRWTLMFDDASNARGHGIGVAITSPTGFHLPFTARLCFNRTNNMEEYEACIYSLEAEIDLRIKILEVYGDSALVISQVKGDWETRDSKLTPYKEHIRKLVPYFDEISFHHIPREENQLVDALAMLASMFKVKWKNEAPSIHIDYLDELAHCLATEANPDDKPWFYDIKTFLEKRQYPEGISITDKKDLR; encoded by the coding sequence ATGGATCTGATAAAGTATATCTTCGAAAAGCCTGTTGTTACTGGTAGAATTGCCCGGTGGCAAATGTTATTGACCGAGCATGATATTCAGTATGTGACCCAGAAAGCGATAAAAGGGAGTGTTTCGTCTGACTACCTTGCTTACCTACCTTTCGAAGGTTATCAACCGTTGAGGTTTGACTTCCCAGACGAAGACATTATGTTTATTAGAGACTTCAATATACCAGGCTTTGAAGCAGGCCCTGAGGAAGGCCCCGAACCAGGATCGCGATGGACGCTCATGTTCGATGATGCTTCCAATGCTCGAGGCCATGGCATAGGTGTTGCTATCACTTCTCCAACCGGTTTCCACCTTCCATTTACTGCTAGATTATGTTTTAACCGCACCaacaatatggaagaatatgaagcatgtatctacAGTTTAGAAGCGGAAATCGACTTAAGGATCAAGATTCTTGAGGTATACGgtgattcagctctggtaatcagtCAGGTAAAAGGTGATTGGGAGACTCGGGATAGCAAGTTGACACCTTACAAGGAGCATATCAGAAAACTGGTACCCTACTTTGATGAAATCTCTTTTCACCATATTCCTAGGGAAGAAAATCAGTTAGTAGATGCTCTAGCGATGTTGgcatctatgttcaaagtcaaatggaagaatgaagcaccatcCATCCATATTGACTACTTAGATGAACTAGCACATTGTCTAGCTACTGAGGCAAATCCtgatgataagccttggttctACGACATAAAGACATTTCTGGAGAAACGACAATATCCCGAGGGTATATCCATTACCGACAAGAAGGATTTGAGATGA